From Sporosarcina sp. 6E9, a single genomic window includes:
- the panC gene encoding pantoate--beta-alanine ligase yields MKTIRLISELQELIDRNKRNHQTVGFVPTMGFLHAGHLSLVEQARKENDIVVMSIFVNPAQFGPGEDFEAYPRDEAYDSKLASEAGVDILFMPNRDEMYPHDGGIQILPGSQATSLCGAKRPGHFDGVLKVVLKLFNIVDPDSSYFGMKDAQQLAIIETFVRDFNLRTKIKRVPTVREKDGLAKSSRNVNLSGEERLVAPVIHQALENGKVLFDQGVSVRKVEKEVAEQITNNSSAQIDYVSLLAYPSLLPYTPEAEEAIIACAVKFEKTRLIDNIIMSTKGEEYVSNDDE; encoded by the coding sequence ATGAAAACGATAAGACTAATTAGTGAATTACAAGAATTAATAGATCGAAATAAGAGAAACCATCAAACAGTAGGGTTTGTGCCGACAATGGGATTTCTTCACGCGGGACATCTTAGTCTTGTAGAACAGGCTAGAAAAGAAAATGATATTGTCGTCATGAGTATATTTGTCAATCCCGCTCAATTTGGACCAGGTGAAGATTTTGAAGCCTATCCACGGGACGAAGCGTATGATTCAAAGCTTGCATCTGAGGCGGGCGTCGATATATTATTTATGCCGAATCGAGATGAAATGTATCCGCACGACGGTGGGATACAGATTTTACCAGGTTCACAAGCTACGTCGCTTTGCGGAGCTAAGCGGCCAGGACATTTCGACGGTGTTTTAAAAGTAGTTTTGAAATTATTTAATATCGTCGATCCCGACAGTTCTTATTTTGGTATGAAGGACGCACAGCAATTGGCTATTATTGAAACATTTGTGCGCGACTTTAATTTGAGAACGAAAATCAAACGAGTGCCCACAGTTCGTGAAAAAGATGGCTTGGCTAAAAGTTCTCGCAATGTGAATCTGTCGGGGGAAGAACGTTTAGTCGCACCAGTCATTCACCAAGCATTGGAAAACGGGAAAGTGTTATTCGATCAAGGTGTTTCGGTAAGAAAAGTAGAGAAAGAAGTTGCGGAGCAGATTACGAACAATAGTTCAGCTCAAATAGACTATGTTTCTTTATTAGCTTACCCCTCGCTTTTACCTTATACGCCTGAAGCTGAAGAAGCCATTATTGCCTGTGCCGTGAAATTTGAAAAAACAAGGTTGATAGATAATATAATTATGTCAACAAAGGGTGAAGAATATGTTTCGAATGATGATGAATAG
- the panB gene encoding 3-methyl-2-oxobutanoate hydroxymethyltransferase → MKTTSDFIKMKRENEKIAMLTAYDYPSGKLAEEAGVDIILVGDSLGMVVLGYDSTVAVTVDDMIHHGKATRRGARDTFIAVDMPFGSYQGSYDRTLQEAIRIFQETGANALKLEGAGEVINVIDLLTNTGIPVVAHLGLLPQHAGVVGGYRVQAKTAEAAEQLINDARACEEAGAFMLVLECIPYQLAKEVSAAISIPVIGIGAGAETDGQVLVFHDTIQYGSHHIPKFVEKFADSGTVIRDGLKDYVEAVKEGSFPADRHRFTMKEEELSALYGSNQGE, encoded by the coding sequence ATGAAAACGACATCAGATTTTATTAAAATGAAAAGAGAGAACGAGAAAATCGCCATGCTTACCGCATACGATTATCCATCGGGAAAATTAGCAGAAGAAGCCGGGGTGGATATCATTCTAGTAGGCGATTCACTGGGAATGGTTGTTCTTGGTTATGATTCAACAGTTGCCGTAACAGTTGACGACATGATTCACCACGGAAAAGCAACCAGGCGCGGTGCCCGGGATACGTTCATCGCAGTTGATATGCCATTTGGGTCGTATCAAGGTTCTTATGATAGAACGCTGCAAGAAGCAATCCGAATATTTCAAGAGACTGGAGCGAATGCGCTTAAGCTTGAAGGCGCAGGAGAAGTCATTAATGTCATTGATCTTCTAACGAATACTGGGATTCCAGTCGTTGCACATTTAGGCTTACTTCCACAACATGCAGGAGTTGTTGGCGGATACAGAGTCCAAGCTAAAACTGCTGAGGCAGCAGAACAGTTAATTAACGATGCGCGGGCTTGTGAAGAAGCAGGAGCGTTTATGCTTGTGCTTGAATGTATTCCATATCAATTGGCCAAAGAAGTCTCCGCAGCTATCTCAATTCCTGTAATTGGTATCGGAGCTGGCGCAGAGACGGACGGTCAAGTACTCGTCTTCCATGACACCATTCAGTACGGCAGTCATCATATCCCTAAATTCGTAGAAAAGTTTGCTGACTCGGGCACTGTCATCAGGGATGGTCTGAAAGATTATGTTGAGGCTGTTAAGGAAGGGTCATTTCCAGCAGATCGCCACCGTTTTACGATGAAAGAAGAAGAGTTGAGTGCGCTATACGGAAGTAATCAAGGTGAGTAA
- a CDS encoding biotin--[acetyl-CoA-carboxylase] ligase, whose amino-acid sequence MKNELLKRLFEANGQPVSGQEIADEFGLSRTAIWKYVKDLEKDGYEIGSIRKKGYYLIAVPDRVNEANVKKHLKSTVFGQRIDYKESCLSTQFIAHEEAQNGAPNGTVVISEEQTAGKGRMSRPWDSADGKGIWMSVITRPALTPQQAPQMTLVAAVAVTRAIEEVAGVNPSIKWPNDILIDGKKVTGILTELQADPDRVKAIILGIGINVNQNEEDFPEELKSIATSLKIVGGKTINRAILIAKTLELLEHYTNLYVAHGFSPIKLLWEGYSNTVGKRIRAVMFNETIEGIAMGITEDGMLNLKLEDGSIRGIFSADIHFQ is encoded by the coding sequence ATGAAAAATGAGTTATTGAAAAGACTTTTTGAAGCGAACGGTCAACCGGTGTCTGGACAAGAAATTGCAGATGAATTCGGGCTATCGAGAACTGCAATATGGAAATACGTCAAAGACCTTGAAAAAGATGGTTATGAAATTGGATCCATTCGAAAAAAAGGTTATTATTTAATTGCCGTTCCGGATCGGGTAAATGAAGCGAATGTTAAGAAACACTTGAAAAGTACTGTTTTCGGTCAGCGGATTGACTATAAGGAATCATGTCTTTCAACCCAATTCATAGCGCATGAGGAAGCTCAAAACGGAGCTCCGAATGGAACAGTCGTAATATCCGAAGAACAAACAGCGGGTAAAGGAAGGATGTCGAGACCATGGGATTCGGCGGACGGCAAAGGGATTTGGATGAGCGTCATCACTCGCCCCGCACTTACTCCGCAACAGGCGCCTCAAATGACATTGGTGGCGGCAGTTGCGGTAACCCGTGCAATCGAGGAAGTTGCTGGTGTTAATCCTTCTATTAAATGGCCGAACGATATATTGATTGATGGTAAAAAAGTAACCGGAATTTTAACAGAGTTGCAAGCGGATCCGGATCGTGTCAAAGCAATTATTCTAGGTATTGGAATTAATGTAAATCAAAATGAAGAAGATTTTCCGGAAGAGTTGAAATCGATTGCTACCTCACTGAAAATCGTTGGAGGGAAAACGATTAATCGTGCCATACTCATTGCAAAGACGCTAGAATTACTTGAGCATTATACGAATCTCTATGTAGCGCATGGATTTAGCCCAATAAAGCTGTTATGGGAAGGGTATTCAAACACCGTTGGAAAGCGGATTCGCGCTGTGATGTTCAATGAAACGATTGAAGGCATTGCCATGGGGATTACCGAAGACGGCATGTTAAATCTGAAGTTAGAAGACGGTTCTATTCGTGGAATATTCTCTGCGGATATTCACTTTCAATAA
- a CDS encoding CCA tRNA nucleotidyltransferase, translated as MSNIFGSSASYEVIRRLEIAGHEAVFVGGAVRDHLLGKTAKDIDIATSAEPDEVKAVFNNTIDVGIAHGTVLVIIEQEAIEVTTFRTEGTYTDHRRPDNVHFVKTLREDLLRRDFTINALAMTKCGQIIDLFEGEKDLKERIIRAVGNPTERFHEDALRMLRAVRFSSVLDFDIEAGTLQAIHDNAHQIKYVSIERVKIELDKLFTGVNPLKGLNTLFSSQLGKELSLSTNKTEELKRVLPFRNALEGWAFFATIAGSTPAKLANHFKLSNEERNFIKTVHEIYSKRFISDYTLNDYYVYGLPELKCAEKFYGVSATDSMTRTDLEIEDNKNSLPIQSKQDLVVNGRDLIEWTGLTGGPWTGKWIGKIEQAVLHRKCENTLIDIKDWFMNDFKYEK; from the coding sequence ATGAGCAATATCTTTGGTAGCAGTGCGAGTTATGAAGTGATTCGCCGACTTGAAATAGCTGGCCATGAAGCGGTATTCGTCGGAGGCGCTGTTCGCGATCATCTCTTAGGTAAAACTGCAAAGGACATAGATATCGCAACTTCTGCGGAACCTGATGAAGTGAAAGCGGTATTCAATAATACAATCGATGTTGGAATAGCGCATGGCACGGTGCTTGTTATTATTGAGCAAGAAGCAATCGAAGTTACGACCTTTAGAACAGAAGGAACATACACGGATCATCGCCGGCCAGACAATGTCCATTTTGTTAAAACTTTGCGCGAAGATTTATTGCGTAGAGATTTTACAATCAACGCACTTGCAATGACAAAGTGCGGACAAATTATTGACTTGTTTGAAGGTGAAAAAGATTTGAAAGAGCGAATAATTCGCGCAGTAGGAAATCCAACTGAGCGTTTTCATGAAGACGCTCTCCGTATGTTGCGAGCTGTCAGATTCTCGTCTGTACTCGATTTTGATATTGAGGCGGGCACCTTGCAAGCAATCCATGATAATGCGCATCAAATTAAATATGTTTCGATAGAACGAGTCAAAATAGAACTAGATAAACTTTTCACAGGCGTAAATCCATTGAAAGGATTGAACACCTTATTTTCTTCCCAGTTGGGAAAGGAACTTTCACTTTCTACAAATAAAACGGAAGAATTAAAACGTGTGCTTCCATTTCGTAACGCGCTCGAAGGTTGGGCTTTTTTTGCCACGATAGCCGGATCAACGCCTGCTAAATTAGCCAATCATTTTAAATTATCGAATGAAGAACGAAATTTCATAAAAACTGTGCACGAAATTTATTCAAAGCGATTTATAAGTGACTACACATTGAATGATTATTACGTTTATGGTTTACCAGAGCTGAAATGTGCGGAGAAGTTTTATGGTGTAAGCGCTACTGATTCTATGACACGCACTGATTTGGAAATTGAGGACAATAAAAATTCGTTGCCCATCCAATCGAAACAAGACCTTGTCGTAAATGGCAGGGACTTAATAGAATGGACAGGTTTGACCGGTGGACCATGGACAGGCAAGTGGATTGGAAAAATAGAACAGGCCGTATTGCACAGAAAATGTGAAAATACACTGATTGATATAAAGGACTGGTTTATGAATGACTTCAAATATGAAAAATGA
- the bshA gene encoding N-acetyl-alpha-D-glucosaminyl L-malate synthase BshA yields the protein MKKLKVGVICYPSLGGSGVVATELGIMMANKGHEMHFITSSMPFRFLNAHPKMNFHEVTIEGYSVFKYPPYDIALANRIAQVIESEELDLLHVHYAMPHAVSAALGKDMAGSDIGVITTLHGTDVTILGYDPALRNTVRYGINKSTIATAVSESLKQDTINLINPDKDIRVIYNFIDEETYVPQDAGLLKSELGILEDEKVIIHISNFRDVKNIPDIVKSFHEITKSIEAKLLLVGEGPEQENIIRLVEDLNLQNKVIFTGKRNDMSELLAISDVMFHLSRKEAFGLVLLEALACGVPSIATNVGGIPEVIEDGVNGFIVPYGNIDAAVEKGLLLLEDKELYATFKRNGFRTAKEKFHSSGIVDQYEELYYEVAGTK from the coding sequence ATGAAAAAATTAAAAGTTGGCGTCATTTGCTACCCTTCTTTAGGTGGATCCGGTGTCGTTGCAACCGAACTTGGAATAATGATGGCAAATAAAGGTCATGAGATGCATTTTATTACATCAAGTATGCCTTTTCGATTTCTTAATGCACATCCAAAGATGAATTTTCATGAAGTCACAATCGAAGGGTATTCTGTTTTTAAATACCCACCTTACGATATCGCGCTTGCAAATCGCATCGCGCAAGTAATCGAATCAGAAGAATTGGACTTGCTTCATGTCCATTATGCAATGCCACACGCGGTCTCAGCAGCTCTTGGAAAAGATATGGCCGGTTCAGACATTGGTGTTATTACTACCTTACACGGTACAGATGTCACGATCCTCGGTTATGATCCTGCCCTTCGAAATACTGTCCGATATGGTATTAATAAATCGACAATCGCTACTGCCGTTTCAGAATCCCTTAAGCAAGATACAATTAATCTTATCAATCCAGATAAAGATATTCGTGTCATTTATAATTTTATCGACGAAGAAACTTATGTACCGCAAGATGCTGGGTTGTTGAAATCAGAACTTGGTATTCTGGAAGATGAAAAGGTGATTATTCATATTTCAAACTTTCGTGACGTGAAAAACATTCCAGACATAGTGAAAAGTTTTCATGAAATAACCAAATCGATAGAGGCAAAACTATTACTTGTTGGAGAAGGACCCGAGCAAGAAAACATCATCAGACTTGTTGAGGATTTAAATCTTCAAAACAAAGTTATATTCACAGGAAAACGAAATGATATGTCTGAACTACTTGCAATCAGTGATGTTATGTTCCATTTATCCCGTAAAGAAGCGTTCGGACTTGTTTTACTTGAGGCGCTTGCTTGCGGGGTTCCATCAATTGCTACAAATGTCGGTGGGATACCGGAAGTTATTGAAGATGGGGTAAACGGTTTTATTGTTCCCTATGGAAATATCGATGCCGCTGTTGAAAAAGGATTATTGCTGCTAGAAGATAAAGAACTATATGCAACGTTTAAACGTAATGGTTTCAGAACAGCAAAAGAAAAATTCCATTCGTCGGGGATTGTCGACCAATATGAAGAACTTTATTATGAAGTGGCGGGAACGAAATGA
- the dapB gene encoding 4-hydroxy-tetrahydrodipicolinate reductase — protein sequence MTIRIAIAGARGRMGTAAVKALTEFEDMKVVAALDYKGEGLFVHGESLTDDANGIPVYTNFDLLANETKPDILLELTTPDTVYENMHRAITYGIRPVVGTSGLSIKQIEEITKFANDNQVGGIIAPNFSIGAVLMMKFAAMASRYLGDVEIIESHHDQKIDAPSGTATKTVDMIKEYRKSHIQGHPDEKEHLPGARGASIDGIRLHSVRLPGLLAHQEVLLGSTGELLTIRHDSFDRSCFMPGIVMAIRNVMERNELIYGLEHIIE from the coding sequence ATGACGATTCGAATTGCGATTGCCGGTGCACGAGGGAGAATGGGAACCGCGGCAGTTAAGGCATTAACGGAATTTGAAGATATGAAAGTCGTTGCTGCATTGGATTATAAAGGAGAAGGACTTTTTGTACATGGGGAAAGTTTAACAGATGATGCCAATGGGATTCCGGTTTATACAAATTTTGATCTCCTGGCAAACGAAACAAAACCCGATATCCTTTTGGAATTAACCACACCAGATACGGTATATGAAAATATGCACCGAGCGATTACATATGGAATTAGGCCTGTCGTTGGAACATCGGGTTTATCAATTAAACAAATTGAAGAAATAACAAAATTTGCAAACGACAATCAAGTCGGCGGAATTATAGCGCCTAACTTCTCGATAGGCGCGGTTTTAATGATGAAATTTGCAGCTATGGCATCCCGTTATCTTGGCGATGTCGAGATCATTGAATCTCATCATGATCAAAAAATAGACGCGCCTTCAGGAACCGCGACTAAAACAGTGGATATGATCAAGGAATACAGGAAATCGCATATTCAAGGTCATCCAGATGAGAAAGAACACTTACCGGGTGCCCGTGGTGCATCAATTGACGGTATTAGATTACATAGTGTAAGACTTCCGGGTTTACTTGCACATCAAGAAGTATTGTTAGGCAGTACAGGTGAATTACTCACGATTCGGCATGATTCATTCGATCGTAGTTGTTTTATGCCTGGAATTGTTATGGCGATACGCAATGTCATGGAAAGAAATGAACTGATATATGGACTTGAACATATTATCGAGTAG
- a CDS encoding nucleotide pyrophosphohydrolase, translating into MKNKTLHDLQAEIDTYINGFEEGYFPPMELLARLTEELGELSREVQHVYGMKKKKSGEAIRSLEEETGDLFFVLVCFANSQGISLEKALTTVVEKFKVRDANRWTKKEEQ; encoded by the coding sequence ATGAAAAATAAGACCTTACATGATTTGCAAGCTGAAATTGATACATACATAAATGGTTTTGAAGAAGGTTATTTCCCGCCCATGGAACTTTTGGCTCGACTAACAGAAGAATTGGGGGAATTATCAAGAGAAGTGCAGCATGTATATGGCATGAAAAAGAAGAAAAGCGGGGAAGCGATTCGCTCATTGGAAGAGGAAACAGGGGATTTATTTTTTGTTCTCGTCTGTTTTGCTAACTCGCAAGGTATCAGTTTGGAAAAAGCACTTACAACGGTAGTAGAAAAATTTAAAGTTCGTGATGCAAATCGTTGGACTAAAAAGGAGGAGCAATAA
- a CDS encoding YitT family protein yields MFNGVKFKNVIFILIGAAIFSFGLVHFNIQNELAEGGFTGITLILLFAFNWDPALMNLILNIPMFVIGWKLLGRLVFIYTVIGTIAVSIFIKVFMIYQIDFHMQEDMVLVALFAGLFIGIGLGIIFRYGGTTGGVDIIARLGHKYLGWGMGKTMFLFDAIVILLSWIVYLNSRSMMYTLVAVFVGARVIDFVQEGAYAARGALIISGYHNEIATKITAQMDRGVTVLSGHGHFTKSDRQVLYCVVGKNEIVRLKNIIASIDEHAFVSLIDVHEVLGEGFTLDEQKRPINP; encoded by the coding sequence ATGTTTAATGGTGTTAAGTTTAAAAATGTTATTTTCATTCTTATAGGCGCGGCAATATTTAGTTTTGGTCTTGTTCACTTTAATATTCAAAATGAATTAGCAGAAGGCGGATTTACCGGAATTACCCTAATCCTGCTCTTTGCTTTCAATTGGGACCCAGCACTCATGAACCTAATTTTAAATATCCCCATGTTTGTCATCGGATGGAAGTTGTTGGGGAGACTTGTTTTTATATATACGGTCATCGGTACAATAGCTGTATCGATATTTATAAAAGTATTCATGATTTACCAAATTGATTTTCATATGCAAGAAGATATGGTGCTTGTTGCGTTATTTGCAGGCCTTTTTATTGGCATTGGGCTTGGAATAATTTTCAGGTACGGCGGAACAACTGGCGGTGTTGATATTATCGCACGTTTGGGACATAAATACCTTGGATGGGGCATGGGAAAAACAATGTTCCTCTTCGATGCAATCGTTATCTTGCTTTCTTGGATTGTCTATCTTAACTCTCGTTCAATGATGTACACACTTGTGGCTGTATTTGTCGGAGCACGTGTTATTGACTTTGTTCAAGAAGGCGCATATGCAGCAAGAGGTGCTTTAATCATTTCGGGTTATCACAATGAGATAGCTACTAAAATTACCGCGCAAATGGACCGCGGGGTAACCGTATTATCTGGCCATGGCCATTTCACTAAATCAGACCGACAAGTTCTGTATTGTGTTGTTGGCAAAAACGAAATTGTTCGATTGAAAAACATTATCGCCTCAATCGATGAACACGCCTTCGTCTCACTAATAGATGTTCATGAAGTGTTGGGAGAAGGATTTACACTTGATGAGCAAAAAAGACCGATTAATCCATAG
- a CDS encoding zinc metallopeptidase has translation MGSYLIYLAIIIILPLYAQFKVKSTYNKYSKIRSTSGMTGAQAARLILDQNGLQNVKVVESKGFLSDHYNPATKTVALSTHNYHEASVAGTAVAAHEVGHAIQDQEAYSFLRLRHRLVPVASLTSNASWVFIMIGLFFQSMNSLLGVGIALLAVGVLFQIVTLPVEFNASSRAMDQIVTLGIIRNEEEGHAKKVLNAAAMTYVAAAAVAVLELVRLLLIFTNRD, from the coding sequence ATGGGTTCTTATTTGATTTACTTGGCGATAATTATTATTTTGCCATTGTACGCACAATTCAAAGTGAAAAGCACATACAATAAATATTCAAAAATCCGTTCGACCTCCGGAATGACCGGGGCTCAAGCTGCTCGCTTAATCTTAGATCAAAACGGTTTGCAAAATGTGAAAGTCGTTGAATCAAAAGGGTTTCTAAGCGATCATTATAATCCGGCTACTAAAACCGTTGCCCTCTCTACTCATAACTACCACGAGGCATCAGTAGCCGGGACAGCCGTTGCAGCGCATGAGGTCGGTCATGCGATTCAAGACCAAGAGGCTTATTCCTTTTTGCGTCTGCGTCACCGCTTAGTGCCGGTTGCAAGCCTTACATCGAATGCTTCATGGGTTTTCATCATGATTGGCTTGTTTTTTCAGAGTATGAACTCGTTACTTGGTGTCGGGATTGCGCTTTTGGCAGTAGGCGTTTTGTTCCAAATTGTTACATTGCCAGTAGAATTCAATGCTTCAAGTAGGGCAATGGATCAGATTGTCACGCTAGGTATCATTCGAAACGAAGAAGAAGGGCATGCGAAGAAAGTACTGAACGCGGCGGCAATGACTTATGTTGCGGCAGCAGCAGTTGCTGTGCTCGAATTGGTTCGTCTACTGTTGATTTTCACAAACAGAGACTAA
- a CDS encoding DUF1405 domain-containing protein, with the protein MMTLLSRIWLVLSHKSFLWLLLFINLSGTIYGYDWYKWQLVITEPKYWIFVPDSPTASLFFTIAIIGWLINRNFKLIEALALITLVKYGLWAVVMNLLTLIETGSIGWVGWMLIASHFAMAVQAILYIPFYNFGFGHIALAAIWTLHNDVIDYVFGQMPIYSNLMKYTDQIGYFTFWLSITCIAIAYFVWHKKTRSTPFS; encoded by the coding sequence ATGATGACATTGTTATCAAGAATCTGGTTGGTGCTTTCGCATAAATCTTTTCTTTGGTTGTTACTATTTATCAATTTATCCGGTACAATTTACGGGTATGATTGGTATAAGTGGCAATTGGTCATTACCGAACCAAAATATTGGATTTTTGTTCCTGACAGTCCAACGGCCAGCTTGTTTTTCACCATCGCAATAATTGGTTGGTTGATCAATCGAAACTTTAAATTAATAGAGGCGTTAGCGCTAATCACGCTTGTTAAATATGGTCTTTGGGCAGTCGTCATGAATTTGTTGACACTCATTGAAACGGGTTCAATTGGTTGGGTCGGATGGATGTTGATCGCTTCACACTTTGCAATGGCCGTCCAAGCAATCTTATATATTCCATTTTATAATTTTGGATTTGGTCATATTGCACTCGCTGCAATATGGACATTGCATAATGATGTCATCGACTATGTATTCGGACAAATGCCGATATATAGTAATCTGATGAAGTACACCGATCAAATCGGTTATTTTACATTTTGGCTTTCGATTACCTGTATCGCCATTGCTTACTTCGTTTGGCATAAAAAAACCCGTTCTACTCCATTTTCATAG
- a CDS encoding menaquinol-cytochrome c reductase cytochrome b/c subunit, translating into MQRGKGMKFVGDSRIKASNKMPNVPKDYSEHPGKTEAFWPNFLLKEWLIGAVFLIGYLVLTLAAPAPLERQADPTDTMYIPVPDWYFLSMYQLLKYEFASGPWNIVGALIMPGLAIGALMLVPFMDTTKERRPFKRPLPTAFMLLAVSALIYLTWESVANHDWELAARQGAIVEEVEFDMDSEGYHIYAESSCIGCHGDSFEGGMGAPLVDTGLTADQIADIAVNGTENGKMAPGYWSGTDEELKTLSEFISELKND; encoded by the coding sequence ATGCAACGCGGAAAAGGGATGAAGTTTGTTGGGGATTCTCGCATTAAGGCAAGTAATAAAATGCCGAACGTCCCAAAAGATTACTCAGAACATCCAGGGAAAACGGAAGCATTTTGGCCAAACTTCTTACTGAAGGAATGGTTAATAGGTGCGGTTTTCTTAATCGGATATTTAGTATTGACACTTGCAGCTCCGGCTCCGCTTGAGCGTCAAGCGGACCCGACAGACACAATGTATATTCCGGTTCCGGATTGGTACTTCTTATCAATGTACCAACTTTTAAAATATGAATTTGCTTCAGGACCATGGAACATCGTAGGGGCTCTTATAATGCCTGGATTAGCAATTGGTGCACTTATGTTAGTTCCTTTCATGGATACTACTAAAGAGCGTCGTCCATTTAAGCGTCCGCTTCCAACAGCATTCATGCTACTTGCAGTTTCTGCACTCATTTATTTGACGTGGGAATCCGTCGCTAACCACGACTGGGAACTTGCTGCAAGACAAGGTGCAATTGTTGAGGAAGTAGAATTCGATATGGATTCAGAAGGTTATCATATTTATGCGGAATCATCATGTATCGGTTGTCACGGGGATTCATTCGAAGGTGGAATGGGTGCACCACTTGTTGATACTGGCTTAACTGCAGACCAAATAGCGGATATCGCTGTTAACGGTACTGAAAATGGAAAAATGGCTCCTGGCTATTGGTCCGGAACTGATGAAGAACTAAAGACACTATCAGAGTTTATATCAGAATTAAAAAATGATTAA
- the qcrB gene encoding menaquinol-cytochrome c reductase cytochrome b subunit, which yields MLNKIYDWVDERLDITPIWRDIADHEVPEHVNPAHHFSAFIYCFGGLTFFITVIQILSGMFLTMYYTPDIENAWKSVYYLQNEVAFGEIVRGMHHWGASLVIVMMFLHTLRVFFTGSYKKPRELNWIVGVLIFVTMLGLGFTGYLLPWDMKALFATKVGIEIAASVPFIGEQIKILLAGDSEILGAQTLTRFFAIHVFFLPAALLGLLAAHFVFIRRQGISGPL from the coding sequence GTGCTAAATAAAATTTATGATTGGGTTGATGAACGGTTAGATATCACACCAATTTGGCGCGATATCGCGGACCACGAAGTACCTGAGCACGTAAACCCTGCACATCATTTTTCTGCATTCATTTATTGTTTTGGAGGATTGACATTTTTTATAACTGTCATTCAAATTTTGTCGGGGATGTTCCTGACAATGTATTATACTCCCGATATTGAAAATGCATGGAAATCCGTTTACTACCTTCAAAACGAAGTAGCATTCGGTGAAATTGTGCGTGGTATGCATCACTGGGGAGCTTCACTCGTCATTGTCATGATGTTCCTTCATACGCTGCGTGTATTCTTTACAGGTTCTTATAAGAAACCTCGTGAACTGAATTGGATCGTTGGCGTATTAATATTCGTAACGATGCTTGGACTTGGTTTCACAGGATATTTATTACCATGGGATATGAAAGCATTGTTCGCTACGAAAGTTGGAATTGAAATTGCGGCATCCGTCCCATTCATTGGGGAGCAAATTAAGATTCTTCTTGCAGGAGATTCTGAAATTCTCGGTGCACAGACATTAACGCGCTTTTTCGCGATCCATGTATTCTTCCTACCAGCCGCTTTGCTTGGGTTGCTTGCGGCACACTTTGTATTTATAAGAAGACAAGGTATTTCAGGACCGCTATAA
- a CDS encoding ubiquinol-cytochrome c reductase iron-sulfur subunit: MSKNRVSRRQFLSYSLMGVGGFMISGTLMPMLRFAVDPVLQKSGIGDYTPTQYKVDDLTEEPVRVDYMIKDRKDGWYESDVSYTAWVYKNGDEIIALSPVCKHLGCTVNWGSEGHPNEFFCPCHAGRYTKNGANVKGTPPIGPLDEYDVLVKDGLLYLGGTKPNTLV; this comes from the coding sequence ATGAGTAAGAATCGAGTGTCAAGACGCCAATTCCTTAGTTATTCGCTAATGGGGGTCGGTGGTTTCATGATTTCCGGAACATTAATGCCAATGCTTCGTTTCGCAGTCGATCCAGTATTGCAAAAATCCGGCATAGGAGATTACACACCAACACAGTATAAAGTGGACGATCTAACAGAAGAACCTGTTCGTGTCGATTACATGATTAAAGATCGTAAAGATGGTTGGTATGAATCTGATGTTTCATATACAGCATGGGTGTATAAGAATGGCGATGAAATTATCGCGCTATCTCCTGTTTGTAAGCATCTTGGTTGTACTGTTAACTGGGGATCTGAAGGCCATCCAAATGAATTCTTTTGTCCGTGCCATGCAGGCCGGTACACGAAAAATGGTGCCAACGTAAAAGGAACTCCGCCTATTGGGCCACTAGACGAATATGACGTACTAGTGAAAGATGGGTTGCTTTATCTTGGAGGAACGAAACCGAACACATTAGTTTAA